A genomic region of Bosea sp. 124 contains the following coding sequences:
- a CDS encoding ABC transporter permease subunit: protein MRSPVLWRVIIIAGFVALLEVLCLTRVIDRLTMQPPHAMIADLARMLLSGSLNAAIAKTLGNAMVAFVIAMVMGVTSAIVIHRLKRVRDTLEPLFATYYAIPVFAFYPLLIVLLGLGDAPQIFIGAMLGVVAVIVNTLNGLDRVPGVLLKTARINQMTAAETAVRITLPYASPYILTGAKLAVAYSLIGIIGAEFIMSNGGMGYEISFAYNNFDNATMYPLILLILLVSISINMLLARWEKALMVRRGLR, encoded by the coding sequence ATGAGGAGCCCCGTCCTCTGGCGTGTCATCATCATCGCCGGCTTCGTGGCCCTGCTCGAGGTGCTGTGCCTGACGCGTGTGATCGACCGGCTGACGATGCAGCCGCCACACGCCATGATCGCCGACCTCGCCAGGATGCTGCTGTCTGGCTCGCTCAACGCCGCCATCGCCAAGACGCTCGGCAATGCCATGGTCGCCTTCGTCATCGCCATGGTCATGGGCGTGACGAGCGCGATCGTGATCCACCGGCTGAAGCGCGTGCGCGACACGCTGGAGCCGCTGTTCGCGACCTATTACGCCATCCCGGTCTTCGCCTTCTACCCGCTGCTCATTGTCCTGCTCGGGCTGGGCGACGCGCCGCAGATCTTCATCGGCGCGATGCTGGGCGTGGTCGCGGTGATCGTGAACACGCTGAACGGGCTCGACCGGGTCCCCGGCGTCCTCCTCAAGACCGCCCGGATCAACCAGATGACCGCGGCCGAGACCGCCGTCAGGATCACCCTGCCCTATGCCTCGCCCTATATCCTGACCGGCGCAAAACTCGCCGTCGCCTATTCGCTGATCGGCATCATCGGCGCCGAGTTCATCATGTCCAATGGCGGCATGGGGTACGAAATCAGCTTCGCCTACAATAACTTCGACAACGCGACCATGTATCCGCTGATCCTGCTGATCCTGCTGGTCTCGATCTCGATCAACATGCTCCTCGCCCGTTGGGAGAAGGCGCTGATGGTACGGCGGGGACTGCGATGA
- the leuD gene encoding 3-isopropylmalate dehydratase small subunit gives MRDPVSSVEGVMAVMPLANVNTDAIIPSVWLRTATADLGKALFGGQRYDEHGAERPDFVLNRAPFRQARILLADENFGCGSSREAAVWALAQFGIGCVLAPSFADIFYENAFKNGLVAGLIEPATYLTLKATADAHADAPVFRVDLRSTTVTGPDGLSHAFRIPASRAQALMRGDDEIAITLRETDAIEAHYAAARARADWLFPPALERARTS, from the coding sequence GTGAGAGATCCGGTCAGCAGCGTCGAAGGCGTCATGGCGGTGATGCCGCTCGCCAACGTCAATACCGACGCCATCATTCCCTCGGTCTGGTTGCGCACCGCCACCGCCGATCTCGGCAAAGCCCTGTTCGGCGGGCAGCGCTATGACGAGCATGGCGCCGAGCGGCCCGATTTCGTCCTGAACCGCGCGCCCTTCCGGCAGGCGCGCATCCTGCTCGCCGACGAGAATTTCGGCTGTGGCAGTTCGCGCGAGGCGGCGGTCTGGGCGCTGGCCCAGTTCGGCATCGGCTGCGTGCTGGCGCCGAGCTTCGCCGACATCTTCTACGAGAACGCCTTCAAGAACGGGCTCGTGGCCGGGCTGATCGAGCCCGCCACCTATCTCACCCTCAAGGCCACGGCGGACGCCCATGCCGATGCGCCGGTCTTCCGCGTCGACCTGCGCAGCACGACGGTCACCGGCCCCGACGGTCTGTCGCACGCTTTCAGGATCCCGGCCTCCCGGGCGCAGGCGCTGATGCGCGGCGACGACGAGATCGCGATCACGCTGCGCGAGACCGATGCGATCGAGGCTCACTACGCGGCGGCGCGGGCCCGCGCCGACTGGCTCTTCCCACCGGCCCTGGAGCGCGCGCGCACCTCATGA
- a CDS encoding MBL fold metallo-hydrolase, giving the protein MSAIPHAVDLQTRPEVTAFFDAATNTVSYVVRDPASSACAIVDSVMDIDYAAGRIAYESADEIAAFVTAQGLKVEWLIETHVHADHLSGAPYLQKKLGGKIGIGENITIVQETFGKVFNEGTEFQRDGSQFDRLFKDGDTYRIGGLTAFAMHTPGHTPACMTHVIGDAAFVGDTLFMPDGGSARADFPGGDARTLHRSICRVLALPGETRLFMCHDYGPNGRDIRWETTVAEQRAHNIHVRDGITEDEFVKMRQARDATLDMPRLIIPSLQVNMKAGELPKPDESGKRFLKVPINGL; this is encoded by the coding sequence ATGTCCGCCATTCCCCACGCCGTCGACCTCCAGACCAGGCCGGAGGTCACCGCCTTCTTCGACGCGGCGACCAACACGGTTAGCTACGTCGTCAGGGACCCGGCCTCCAGCGCCTGCGCCATCGTCGATTCCGTCATGGACATCGACTATGCGGCCGGCCGCATCGCCTATGAATCCGCCGATGAGATCGCGGCCTTCGTCACGGCGCAGGGCCTCAAGGTCGAATGGCTGATCGAGACCCATGTTCACGCCGACCATCTCTCGGGCGCGCCCTATCTGCAGAAGAAGCTCGGCGGCAAGATCGGCATCGGCGAGAACATCACCATCGTCCAGGAGACCTTCGGCAAGGTCTTCAACGAGGGCACCGAGTTTCAACGCGACGGCAGCCAGTTCGACCGGCTGTTCAAGGATGGCGACACCTACCGGATCGGCGGGCTGACCGCTTTCGCGATGCACACGCCCGGCCACACCCCGGCCTGCATGACGCATGTCATCGGCGATGCCGCCTTCGTCGGCGACACGCTGTTCATGCCCGATGGCGGCTCGGCCCGTGCCGATTTCCCGGGTGGCGACGCTCGCACGCTTCATCGCTCGATCTGCCGCGTCCTGGCTCTGCCGGGCGAGACCCGCCTGTTCATGTGCCACGACTATGGCCCGAACGGCCGCGATATCCGCTGGGAGACGACGGTCGCGGAGCAGCGCGCCCACAACATCCATGTCCGCGACGGCATCACCGAGGACGAGTTCGTCAAGATGCGGCAGGCGCGCGACGCGACGCTCGATATGCCCAGGCTGATCATCCCCTCGCTGCAGGTCAACATGAAGGCCGGCGAACTGCCCAAGCCCGACGAGAGCGGCAAGCGCTTCCTGAAGGTGCCGATCAACGGCCTCTGA
- a CDS encoding ABC transporter ATP-binding protein produces MSATAQVSLRDVDKLFSRSGRPADTVHALGPINLDLRQGEFFAVVGPSGCGKSTLLELVAGLSTATRGEVAFEGKPIRDRIPDGVGVVFQEDASFPWLTVRDNIAFGLRRMKLAPEEKARRIASALEMMGLVAFADSYPAQLSGGMRQRVCIARTLVTEPRLILLDEPFGALDQQTRLLMGDEVLNLWRKTGATVFLITHALDEAAMLADRIGVMSARPGRLIDIVETGWPRERDSRIVQEEHFGAITARLWRSLRAESMKAIGKTGAAA; encoded by the coding sequence GTGTCTGCAACTGCGCAAGTCTCGCTGCGCGACGTCGACAAGCTGTTCAGCCGGTCCGGGCGACCGGCTGACACCGTCCACGCGCTCGGCCCCATCAATCTCGACCTGCGGCAGGGCGAGTTCTTCGCCGTGGTCGGCCCCTCCGGCTGCGGCAAGTCGACCTTGCTCGAATTGGTCGCCGGGCTTTCGACCGCGACGCGTGGCGAGGTCGCCTTCGAGGGCAAGCCGATCCGCGACAGGATTCCCGACGGCGTTGGCGTCGTCTTCCAGGAGGATGCCTCGTTCCCCTGGCTGACGGTGCGCGACAACATCGCCTTCGGGCTCCGGCGGATGAAGTTGGCACCGGAGGAGAAGGCCCGGCGGATCGCGAGCGCTCTCGAGATGATGGGGCTCGTCGCCTTCGCCGACAGCTATCCGGCCCAGCTCTCCGGCGGCATGCGCCAGCGCGTCTGCATTGCCCGCACGCTGGTCACCGAACCGCGCCTGATCCTGCTCGACGAGCCCTTCGGCGCGCTCGACCAGCAGACGCGCCTGCTAATGGGCGACGAGGTGCTGAACCTCTGGCGCAAGACCGGCGCGACGGTCTTCCTGATCACGCATGCATTGGACGAAGCCGCCATGCTGGCCGATCGCATCGGCGTGATGTCGGCGCGGCCCGGCCGCCTGATCGACATCGTCGAGACCGGCTGGCCGCGCGAGCGCGACAGCCGGATCGTGCAGGAGGAGCATTTCGGCGCGATCACAGCCCGACTCTGGCGCTCGCTGCGCGCGGAATCGATGAAAGCGATCGGCAAGACCGGGGCGGCGGCATGA
- a CDS encoding DUF6691 family protein, which produces MPVLLQFLTGLVFGVGLLVAGMSDPAKVLNFLDLAAIPAGTWDASLAFVMAGGIAVAFIGFRLVLKRPHPVFAERYSLPTATAVDTRILAGPAIFGIGWGLAGFCPGPALTALGYGTAEALVFILAMLAGMAAARRLARTQGTQALLPRSSS; this is translated from the coding sequence ATGCCCGTCCTGCTTCAGTTCCTGACCGGCCTGGTCTTCGGCGTCGGCCTGCTCGTCGCTGGCATGTCCGACCCCGCCAAGGTGCTCAATTTCCTCGATCTGGCGGCGATCCCGGCCGGCACCTGGGATGCGAGCCTGGCCTTCGTCATGGCCGGCGGCATTGCTGTGGCCTTCATCGGGTTCCGCCTGGTTCTGAAGCGTCCGCATCCCGTCTTCGCCGAGCGCTACAGCCTGCCGACGGCGACGGCGGTCGACACCCGCATCCTGGCCGGCCCTGCCATCTTCGGCATCGGCTGGGGGCTGGCCGGGTTCTGCCCCGGCCCGGCGCTGACGGCGCTCGGCTACGGCACGGCCGAGGCGCTCGTCTTCATCCTGGCGATGCTGGCCGGCATGGCGGCAGCGCGCCGGCTCGCCCGAACGCAGGGGACGCAAGCCCTCCTGCCGCGTTCCTCCTCCTGA
- a CDS encoding MBL fold metallo-hydrolase — MPSRREIMLGGAAIALAGSAPGAIAQVVATARQGQRAISVLSDGSFEMPLSMLARDVALDAIVSGTGRTGPVTSVLNVTCFRQGDQVVVFDCGSGAHFLPGTGKLAASLEAAGIAPDSVTHVLFTHLHPDHFWGALDDFDTPLFPNARWLASRREIAFWSDPAIYQRLPEDRHAFAAGAQRIIKALGDTLEQHDPGSDWLPGVAAFDTAGHTPGHVSFELKDADGPVFVLGDALTHPVASFAHPEWRPASDFDADRAVATRRAVLERAAAEQAQVIGYHLDGGIGRVERAGTAYRFAPAR, encoded by the coding sequence ATGCCAAGCCGACGCGAGATCATGCTGGGTGGCGCGGCCATCGCGCTGGCGGGTTCCGCGCCGGGGGCCATCGCCCAGGTGGTCGCCACGGCCCGGCAAGGGCAACGCGCGATCTCGGTTCTCAGCGACGGCAGCTTCGAGATGCCGCTGTCGATGCTGGCACGTGACGTCGCGCTCGACGCCATCGTGAGCGGGACGGGAAGGACAGGCCCCGTCACCAGCGTGCTGAACGTCACCTGCTTCAGGCAGGGCGATCAGGTCGTCGTGTTCGACTGTGGCTCGGGCGCCCATTTCCTGCCCGGCACGGGCAAGCTCGCCGCCAGCCTGGAGGCAGCCGGTATCGCGCCCGACAGCGTGACGCATGTGCTGTTCACCCATCTCCATCCGGATCACTTCTGGGGCGCGCTCGACGATTTCGACACGCCGCTTTTCCCGAACGCGCGCTGGCTCGCGAGCCGGCGCGAGATCGCCTTCTGGTCGGACCCGGCGATCTATCAGCGCCTCCCCGAGGACCGGCACGCCTTTGCCGCCGGCGCGCAGCGCATCATCAAGGCGCTGGGCGACACGCTGGAACAGCACGACCCCGGCTCCGACTGGCTTCCCGGCGTGGCGGCCTTCGATACGGCCGGTCATACGCCCGGCCATGTCTCGTTCGAACTGAAGGACGCGGACGGGCCGGTCTTCGTGCTCGGCGATGCCCTGACGCATCCGGTCGCATCCTTCGCGCATCCGGAATGGCGCCCGGCCTCGGATTTCGACGCCGATCGGGCGGTCGCGACACGACGGGCCGTGCTCGAGCGGGCAGCGGCCGAACAGGCGCAGGTGATCGGCTACCATCTCGATGGCGGGATCGGACGCGTCGAACGCGCCGGGACCGCCTATCGCTTCGCGCCGGCGCGCTGA
- a CDS encoding ABC transporter permease subunit: MNPLLRNTLTLAATVLVAWQALYWIVGDVALRSPLQTFAFAGKLVATPQFAAHLAETGKAFGLALLLAIAIGLAIGFTLGMNRFLSEVLEPVLVALYSVPKITLYPILLLAFGLGMSAKVAFGAIHGVIPIALFTITAVRNVKPVYIKTGSVMGLSPLETVRRIILPAALPEIFAGLRIGFSLTLIGTLLGEMFASQRGLGFLLMSAIGLHNVELIMALTLLLTLFAGTASIVLLALNQRLYSRL, encoded by the coding sequence ATGAACCCGCTCCTGCGCAATACCCTGACGCTCGCGGCGACCGTGCTCGTCGCCTGGCAGGCTCTGTACTGGATCGTCGGCGACGTCGCCCTGCGCTCGCCGCTCCAGACCTTTGCCTTTGCCGGCAAGCTCGTCGCCACGCCGCAATTCGCGGCCCATCTCGCCGAGACCGGCAAGGCCTTCGGACTCGCCCTGCTGCTGGCGATCGCGATCGGCCTCGCCATCGGCTTCACCCTCGGCATGAACCGCTTCCTGAGCGAGGTGCTGGAGCCCGTCCTCGTCGCGCTCTATTCGGTCCCCAAGATCACGCTCTACCCGATCCTGCTGCTGGCCTTCGGGCTCGGCATGTCGGCGAAGGTCGCCTTCGGCGCGATCCACGGCGTCATCCCGATCGCGCTCTTCACCATCACCGCGGTGCGCAACGTCAAGCCGGTCTACATCAAGACGGGCAGCGTGATGGGCCTGAGTCCGCTCGAAACGGTGCGCCGCATCATCCTGCCCGCCGCCCTGCCGGAAATCTTCGCCGGCCTCAGGATCGGCTTCTCGCTGACCCTGATCGGGACGCTGCTGGGCGAGATGTTCGCCTCGCAGCGCGGCCTCGGCTTCCTGCTGATGAGCGCGATCGGCCTGCACAATGTCGAGCTGATCATGGCACTGACACTGCTCCTGACGCTGTTTGCCGGCACGGCCAGCATCGTCCTGCTGGCGCTGAACCAGCGGCTCTATTCCAGGCTCTGA
- a CDS encoding DUF2892 domain-containing protein, whose product MNVGTLDRALRFALGLVLVAAVFVPPLAGMVAGWGSWKYALTVVGLVMLGTAAFRFCPAYTLLGIRTCPVERR is encoded by the coding sequence ATGAACGTCGGCACCCTTGATCGCGCTCTGCGCTTCGCTCTCGGCCTCGTCCTCGTCGCCGCCGTTTTCGTTCCGCCGCTGGCCGGCATGGTTGCCGGCTGGGGCTCGTGGAAATACGCGCTGACCGTGGTCGGCCTGGTGATGCTCGGCACGGCGGCCTTCCGCTTCTGTCCGGCCTACACGCTGCTCGGCATCCGCACCTGCCCGGTCGAGCGGCGCTGA
- a CDS encoding ABC transporter substrate-binding protein — MTMQTDTNRRIDRMAVLAGAALFGLALAAPASAEEIVVSNYGVSANGMPYAVAMEKGFFKEEGANVTGILTSAGGGTTLRNMLAGNAPYAEVNPNAVIAAVQQGADIKIVAGTVLTVAEFIWAVKPDSPIKSVKDLKGKKMGYTNPRSTSQALATLVLQSGGLKTEDVELVKTGGFGEGVAALDIGLVDVTPIPEPLWAKFQSKYRAIAKASDLLPPMANVLGVAAGAGAAGKDDFIKGVIRARRRAVDYMAKNPDESGDIIAKVYSLEPAVARAAVRNLISSKTNGIEYWGAGYIHMEGLQRAIDVQKMVGAISGDIDTAKLVDTRYLPDDLKALR, encoded by the coding sequence ATGACCATGCAGACAGACACGAATCGCAGAATCGACCGGATGGCAGTGCTCGCCGGCGCGGCCCTGTTCGGCCTGGCCCTCGCCGCGCCCGCTTCGGCCGAGGAAATCGTCGTCAGCAATTACGGCGTCTCGGCCAACGGCATGCCCTATGCCGTCGCCATGGAGAAGGGCTTCTTCAAGGAGGAAGGCGCCAACGTCACCGGCATCCTGACCTCCGCCGGCGGCGGCACGACGCTGCGCAACATGCTCGCCGGCAACGCGCCCTATGCCGAGGTCAACCCCAATGCGGTGATCGCGGCGGTGCAGCAGGGCGCCGACATCAAGATCGTCGCCGGCACCGTCCTGACGGTCGCCGAGTTCATCTGGGCGGTGAAGCCTGATTCCCCGATCAAGTCCGTCAAGGACCTGAAGGGCAAGAAAATGGGCTACACCAACCCGCGCTCGACCAGCCAGGCGCTGGCGACACTGGTGCTGCAGTCCGGCGGGCTGAAGACTGAAGATGTCGAACTGGTCAAGACCGGCGGCTTCGGCGAGGGCGTCGCCGCCCTCGATATCGGCCTGGTCGACGTCACGCCGATCCCCGAGCCGCTCTGGGCGAAGTTCCAGTCGAAATACCGCGCCATCGCCAAGGCATCCGACCTGCTGCCGCCGATGGCCAACGTGCTCGGCGTCGCCGCCGGCGCGGGCGCCGCCGGCAAGGACGACTTCATCAAGGGCGTGATCCGCGCCCGCCGCCGTGCCGTCGACTACATGGCCAAGAATCCGGATGAATCCGGCGACATCATCGCCAAGGTCTACAGCCTGGAGCCGGCGGTCGCGCGCGCAGCGGTCAGGAACCTGATCAGCAGCAAGACCAACGGCATCGAGTACTGGGGCGCGGGCTATATCCACATGGAAGGCCTGCAGCGCGCCATCGACGTGCAGAAGATGGTCGGCGCGATCAGCGGCGACATCGACACCGCCAAGCTCGTCGACACCCGCTATCTGCCCGACGACCTGAAGGCCTTGAGGTGA
- a CDS encoding isocitrate lyase/PEP mutase family protein, whose translation MTRLSIRDALARENPLVTPLAHDALSARMIEQAGFHAFAIGGSALLAARHAYPDIGLIGLTDMVSGIRDIADASSIPFIADADDGYGDVKSVARLVTAYEAIGVGGFLVEDQDRDRKQQRADKAAAVVDEAVIEAKLRAAMRARTNPETFVIGRTDAYGPLGLDAAMRRAERFFKLGVDGVFIAGLRTEADYRRVGAAFKGSYLSAAMFEGGDTPWLSPAELGAMGFTQVSFPASLIFRVVAAMRDGLAELRGHADGTRPLKALQQGPAIRDTLDKAVDLARWRAVETAQDQD comes from the coding sequence ATGACACGTCTCAGCATCCGCGACGCGCTGGCGCGCGAAAATCCGCTGGTCACCCCCCTCGCCCATGACGCGCTCTCGGCGCGGATGATCGAGCAGGCCGGCTTCCACGCCTTCGCCATCGGCGGCTCTGCCCTGCTCGCAGCGCGCCACGCCTATCCCGATATCGGCCTGATCGGCCTGACCGACATGGTCTCCGGCATCAGGGACATCGCCGACGCCTCCAGCATCCCGTTCATCGCCGATGCCGACGACGGCTATGGCGACGTCAAGAGCGTCGCCCGCCTCGTCACGGCCTACGAAGCGATCGGCGTCGGTGGCTTCCTGGTCGAGGACCAGGACCGCGACCGCAAGCAGCAGCGTGCCGACAAGGCGGCGGCCGTCGTCGACGAGGCGGTGATCGAGGCCAAGCTGCGTGCCGCCATGCGGGCCAGGACCAACCCAGAGACCTTCGTCATCGGGCGCACCGACGCCTACGGCCCGCTTGGGCTGGACGCCGCCATGCGCCGCGCGGAGCGCTTCTTCAAGCTCGGCGTCGACGGCGTCTTCATCGCCGGCCTGCGCACGGAGGCGGATTATCGCCGCGTCGGCGCCGCCTTCAAGGGCAGCTACCTGTCGGCCGCAATGTTCGAAGGTGGCGACACGCCCTGGCTCAGCCCCGCCGAACTCGGCGCGATGGGCTTCACGCAGGTCTCGTTTCCGGCGAGCCTGATCTTCCGGGTCGTCGCGGCGATGCGCGACGGGCTGGCGGAGCTGCGCGGCCATGCCGACGGCACCCGGCCGCTCAAGGCCTTGCAGCAGGGCCCGGCCATTCGCGATACCCTGGACAAGGCGGTCGATCTGGCGCGCTGGCGCGCGGTCGAGACGGCGCAGGACCAGGATTGA
- a CDS encoding sulfite exporter TauE/SafE family protein has protein sequence MIGGADIASLGSGSLVGFVLGLIGGGGSILAVPLLVYVVGVASPHVAIGTSAVAVALSALANLVGHARAGNVRWPCALVFSTAGIAGAAAGSAIGKRFDGQKLLLLFGLLMLVIAGVMLLRKPASGDAFRPLTRASAPGLLPRLLGVGGLVGGMSGFFGIGGGFLIVPGLMGAAHMPMIAAIGSSLVAVTAFGLTTATSYALSGLVDWHVAALFIGGGLVGGIAGTSVANRLAAQKTVLTRVFAGIVALVGAYVVWRGFASLVA, from the coding sequence ATGATCGGCGGAGCGGACATCGCCTCGCTCGGCTCCGGCTCCCTGGTCGGATTCGTTCTTGGATTGATCGGCGGCGGCGGCTCCATTCTGGCCGTTCCGCTGCTGGTCTATGTCGTCGGCGTGGCGTCGCCGCATGTCGCGATAGGGACCAGCGCGGTCGCCGTCGCGCTGAGTGCGCTGGCCAACCTCGTCGGCCATGCGCGCGCCGGCAATGTCCGCTGGCCCTGCGCGCTGGTGTTCTCGACGGCCGGAATCGCCGGCGCTGCGGCCGGCTCGGCCATCGGCAAGCGCTTCGACGGCCAGAAGCTCCTCCTCCTGTTCGGGCTGCTGATGCTGGTGATCGCGGGCGTCATGCTGCTGCGCAAGCCGGCGAGCGGCGACGCCTTCAGGCCGTTGACCCGCGCCAGTGCGCCCGGCCTGCTACCCCGGCTTCTCGGCGTCGGCGGCCTCGTCGGCGGCATGTCCGGCTTCTTCGGTATCGGCGGCGGATTCCTCATCGTGCCGGGTCTCATGGGCGCGGCGCATATGCCGATGATCGCGGCGATCGGCTCATCGCTGGTCGCGGTCACGGCCTTCGGCCTGACCACGGCGACGTCCTACGCGCTCTCGGGGCTGGTTGATTGGCATGTCGCCGCGCTGTTCATCGGCGGCGGCCTCGTGGGCGGAATCGCCGGGACGAGCGTCGCCAACCGGCTCGCCGCGCAGAAGACCGTGCTGACGCGGGTCTTCGCCGGCATCGTCGCGCTCGTCGGCGCCTATGTCGTGTGGCGCGGCTTTGCCAGCCTGGTGGCCTGA
- a CDS encoding YeeE/YedE thiosulfate transporter family protein: MTATAFTPLASLVGGGLIGLSAVMLMAFEGRIAGISGIASRLLPPYSDGAFAGRLAFVAGLVAAPLAYAGVTGSFPVQTVEAGWPLLVLAGLLVGFGSVWGNGCTSGHGICGLSRLSLRSLVAVLVFMTTAIATVFVTRHLL; the protein is encoded by the coding sequence ATGACGGCGACCGCCTTCACGCCGCTCGCCTCCTTGGTCGGGGGCGGGCTCATCGGCCTCTCCGCCGTGATGCTGATGGCATTCGAGGGGCGCATCGCCGGCATCAGCGGCATCGCCTCGCGCCTGCTGCCGCCTTATTCCGACGGCGCATTCGCCGGTCGCCTCGCTTTCGTCGCCGGGCTCGTCGCCGCCCCGCTGGCCTATGCCGGCGTGACCGGGTCGTTCCCCGTCCAGACGGTCGAGGCCGGCTGGCCGTTGCTGGTGCTGGCGGGGCTGCTCGTCGGCTTCGGCTCCGTCTGGGGCAATGGCTGCACCTCCGGTCACGGCATCTGCGGCCTGTCGCGGCTGTCGCTGCGCTCGCTCGTCGCCGTGCTGGTCTTCATGACGACCGCGATCGCGACCGTCTTCGTCACCCGCCATCTTCTGTGA